Below is a genomic region from Castanea sativa cultivar Marrone di Chiusa Pesio chromosome 2, ASM4071231v1.
CTAAGTTTCTCAAATAGAACTGCAGTTTCAGCCTTGGCAGGTGTCTTCTCATTCCTGTCCGTCACAAGTTCTATACCAACCATTAAGCCTCTGCCCCTCACATCTCCAATGActgaaacaaaatataaaaatggaaGATGAGAACCATGTACATAAAAAACCAGTTTAAAGATATTGAATTGGAAAGGAAACCCATATAGATAACACATCAGCTACCGCTAAAAACTGATTCTAACAGATACAGGGAAGTACCGACTGAGGCCCATGACATCAAGTAAAACTTGATAAAACTCTGTTTAAGTTTACATGCAAGCTCCTGCCTGAAGACTAAAATCCTCATGCAATTTTCATCAGCATGATGCttgaaaacaaatattaaattaacAGTGACTTTCTTAAGGTTTGCATTCATTGATTAATGGGAATACTATATTACGTATATGGGTTTTTAGAACTCAGGAAAGAAAGTCCACTAGTGCAAAGAAACCTAACAATTGTTTCACAGGATTCACATTTCAATGTAATTTGGAGACTTAGAAGAAATGCTCTAAAAGGGCAAGGCCTACATTATCTATTAAATTACAATAGATACCCGTATACAGACAAAAATGTGATGATTTTTCTATGAATGTTAAATTCAAGAGTAATTACTTTCATGTGTTTGCTGAAGAGCTCTCAAACGCTTGAGCAAATGAGAACCAACATCAGCGCAATGAGCTTGACGCTTCTCCTGGTCAATAACTCTCAGCACTGCTAGCCCCCCAGCCGAACATACAGGGTTTCCTCCAAAAGtattaaattgaattttctgGGCCAGTACACTTGCAATCTCTGGGGTTGTCACAACTGCTCCCAATGGTAAACCATTGCCAATACCCTGATAGATATTAATTGTGAGATTTAATGTAATGATTGCATAAgattattaaacaaaaactgATTAACTGAAATTGTAAgttatttaaaggaaaaagcTATTGACACTTGCAACACTAACATGATTTACATGTCTTCCTAAAATAGATAATGGGTAATGACCTTTGCCATGGTAACTATATCAGGAATGATGCCCTGTGTTTCAAAGCCCCAGTAATTGCTTCCTGTTCGACCAAAGCCAGTTTGCACTTCATCTGCAATGCAAAGACCACCAGCCTTACGTACAATGTCATAAACCAGTTTCAGGTATCCAGGCGCCAATTCAACTGCTCCTCCAACTCCCTAAAGTAAGTGGAAAGTACAACCAGTTAGAAAATTTTCAGTGTCCTTAACATGGTGGTTGtaacaccaaaaaagaaaagaaacgaaaagaaaagaagataacCTGAATTGTTTCAGCTATAAATCCCGCAACTTTTCCTGAAGTACCAAAATCAATGTGATCTTGCAAATCTTTGGCATAACGATTGGCATCGGAGCCAAAAACTCCACGGTATGGATCTGGATTTACAACATGATGAATTTCACCCTGCAAAATGTCGTGGTAATTTTTAGCAGATTGATCAGAATAATTGGCATATTTTGACAAATATCTTTTACACAAGTGTACATGATGAATTTCACATACTAGTTTCACTGTGACAGTGATAATTTACAATAGCTATAACTACTTGCAAACAACAGAGCTTCAGTGAGTTTTTCTACATGTTTGTGGTCAATGTGCAGAAGAATTGGGAAAAGACATTGCCATTATTAGTCTCAGCAAGTGTTTGATAATAAGAGATTACCAACTTTGAATTTCCTACAATAAACTTGTTGTGAGTTTGTGAATGTTTCACCAATACcagaacaaatttaaaataaagatatgGAATAGAACACTCATTGCTAATTGTCCATTGTTCAATTCAACCTAATCTTATTGAAATTCATAGAGAAAATATACCAATTGTTTAGGTCAAAAAGAAAGATTTGCTACAGCCATGAGTCAAACAGAGGTATATTACCTGAGATTTACATGCAACTAATAAGCAGCCTACCCTCAGGCAATTAAAATGATATGATCCTGCCTGCATTCTGTGAAGCTATATTACTTAAACAAACCTGTGGTATTGGGTACTTCCACGTGTTCAGAGCAGTCAGTCCAAGGGTACCAGAGCTTCCCCCATGATATGCATTCCTCAATGAAATCATACCAAGATTACCCGTGTATAGACGAGCCATCATCATTGCTAATTCATTTGCTTCTGACCCAGAATTTACAAAATATACAACCTGCATTTTGAGAATATTCAACTTACAGTCCACACAATCTAATCTAGAAGACGCTACAGTCCATAAACTAAACATACCAATCACAAGGTTAGAATATCAAAGTATCTAAATATtcttcagcaaaaaataaaaagggatcTAAATGTTCAATTACAATGGAAAAGGAAACGAGAGACTGAATGACACAATAAAAGGTAGGCATAACCGCAtaagagagaaatgaataaaacaTCAATTATGAAAGAACCTTAAGGTTTCCAGGCATTTTTGATGCTAATGCCTCAGCAAAATCAGCTATTGCATGGTGTAGATATATGGTTGTAGCATGCTGCAGAAGCTTGCTCTGCTCCGTGATAGCATTTAAAATTTCAGGATGGCAATGCCCACAAGATACAGTAACTATCCCAGCAAAAGCATCAAGATAACGCCTCCCATTTTCATCAAACAAATATTGCATCTTCCCTTCAACAATATTTAGCTGTTCACAAAATTTAAAGTTAGAAACGTAAAGCAAGTTATCATTAAATCTTGCAAGATTTGGATGTTAACCATCAAATTCaccaattttatcatcaaatacaCCAATTTTATCAGCTTTAGGTGGTATTCTTCAATAACTCGACTGTGCTAATTTCGCATCCATATATTAGCTAAGTATAACAGTGGACGCTAAATGACAATCAGGAGAGGgtgatggttaaaaaaaaaaaaaagaaggtacaAATGGGAGAAGAATGTTATTTTGGCCAAGAGACTAAAAAACAGGTTACTAGTTATGAAAGTAAGATCTGAATCATCTGATGGTAGTACGGTACTACCACAGGCAATAAATTGTACAAGAACATGGACTTAATTGCTTCTGCAAACCATGATTTACTGCATAAGGAGAAGTGATCAAGGATATGCGAGAAATTGAATCATGTTTGGACATATTGCTTTTCCTAGTTTAGGACCAAGAATTGAAGTTACTCAAAGAATTGAACTAGTGATCTCTAGTTCACGAGGCATGGTCTCCAACCAATTGTAttacaaaatattataatttgcATGGACCTCAAAAAATACATACCATAAAGAAGAAAGGTCAGAGTGTGACTTTTTAATggtaaaaatactattttgatccctaaactttactcaaattttgtttttgtccataaactattgaaaagtttgttttttgtctctaaattattgaaaaagttttattttctgtccttaaactttaaaaaattacattttttcacCTTTACACTATtgaaaaaagttcttttttcatccctattttttctataaactattaaaaaaactcTTCACCAAGTTTAAGGAtgaataaagaattttttacagtttagagaaaaaaaaaattttggtaaagtttaggga
It encodes:
- the LOC142624609 gene encoding alanine--glyoxylate aminotransferase 2 homolog 1, mitochondrial; translation: MALQRQILKKSLGEAKAKAKLCNYQNTLPLFFSTAPSSSADADDRLPQLPPFDHAPRPYNGPRADQVFQKRKKFLGPSLFHYYQEPLNIVEGKMQYLFDENGRRYLDAFAGIVTVSCGHCHPEILNAITEQSKLLQHATTIYLHHAIADFAEALASKMPGNLKVVYFVNSGSEANELAMMMARLYTGNLGMISLRNAYHGGSSGTLGLTALNTWKYPIPQGEIHHVVNPDPYRGVFGSDANRYAKDLQDHIDFGTSGKVAGFIAETIQGVGGAVELAPGYLKLVYDIVRKAGGLCIADEVQTGFGRTGSNYWGFETQGIIPDIVTMAKGIGNGLPLGAVVTTPEIASVLAQKIQFNTFGGNPVCSAGGLAVLRVIDQEKRQAHCADVGSHLLKRLRALQQTHEIIGDVRGRGLMVGIELVTDRNEKTPAKAETAVLFEKLRELGVLVGKGGLHGNVFRIKPPMCFNRDDADFLVDALDYAISKL